One Faecalispora anaeroviscerum genomic window carries:
- a CDS encoding ABC transporter substrate-binding protein: MKRILAMLLTCVMLLGTTACGSSSTASGASGAATASESSKGKTDLIIATAAEAVTLDPQGGWDGNSLYVMRQLYNGLVKLNDKMEIVGDLAESWKSTSDTSVTFQLKHGVKFHNGDEMKASDVVYSIERAQKSAKVKSFTANIASVTANDDYTVTIKTSIPYAPLMSNLCHTANSIVSQKAAEAAGDKFSASPVGTGPFKFVKWDSGDKIVLEKNADYFGGTVKPTSLTFKLMSEGSARTIALETGEVDLNLNVAASDATRISKEDSAKLVNSMSPKIEYVSFNQKEKPFDNSLVRQAINYAIDRKSLNTVATAGYGEVTDSVMNKQINGYTDDVTHYDYNPAKAKELLKQAGYEKGFETTILVSGDTRNTEAQLIQANLAEVGITVTISMAESTAMLEQINNGDYKMFIMSYNNTTGDPDTSLYMLFNSKVPASSGNRSFTNIPEVDQKLEAARTETNSEARLKIYAELQKTLTEKAVWVPLYCVPNLVGIRSGLSGYTPHPLGNDVFDQLSYE; encoded by the coding sequence ATGAAACGGATTTTAGCCATGCTCTTAACCTGTGTGATGCTCCTCGGCACCACCGCCTGCGGCAGCTCCTCCACCGCAAGCGGGGCGTCCGGCGCGGCCACCGCATCGGAATCCAGCAAAGGAAAAACAGATCTGATCATCGCAACAGCCGCCGAAGCGGTCACGCTTGATCCTCAGGGCGGCTGGGACGGCAATTCCCTGTATGTTATGCGTCAGCTGTATAACGGCCTTGTAAAACTGAACGACAAAATGGAGATCGTGGGCGATCTGGCGGAAAGCTGGAAATCCACCTCTGATACCTCCGTTACCTTTCAGCTGAAGCACGGCGTCAAGTTCCACAATGGCGACGAAATGAAGGCCAGCGATGTGGTTTACAGCATTGAACGTGCGCAGAAAAGTGCCAAAGTAAAGTCCTTTACAGCTAACATTGCCTCTGTTACTGCGAACGATGATTACACAGTTACCATCAAAACGAGCATTCCCTATGCCCCGCTGATGTCTAACCTGTGTCATACGGCCAATTCCATTGTAAGCCAGAAGGCGGCGGAAGCAGCCGGGGATAAGTTCTCCGCTTCTCCGGTCGGCACTGGCCCGTTCAAGTTTGTAAAATGGGATTCCGGCGATAAGATTGTTTTGGAGAAAAACGCAGATTATTTCGGCGGCACGGTAAAACCCACCTCTCTCACCTTTAAGCTGATGAGCGAGGGTTCCGCCCGCACCATCGCACTGGAAACCGGCGAAGTTGACCTGAACCTGAATGTGGCAGCTTCCGATGCTACCAGAATCAGCAAGGAAGACAGTGCGAAACTTGTCAACAGCATGAGCCCCAAGATTGAATATGTTTCCTTTAACCAGAAGGAAAAGCCCTTTGACAACTCCCTGGTCCGTCAGGCGATCAACTACGCGATTGACCGCAAATCCCTCAATACAGTTGCAACTGCCGGCTACGGTGAGGTGACTGACTCCGTTATGAACAAGCAAATCAACGGCTATACCGACGATGTTACCCATTACGACTACAATCCGGCAAAAGCCAAGGAACTGCTTAAACAGGCCGGCTACGAAAAAGGCTTTGAAACCACCATCCTTGTTTCCGGCGATACCCGCAACACCGAGGCCCAGCTGATTCAGGCAAACCTAGCCGAAGTGGGGATCACCGTTACCATCAGCATGGCAGAATCCACCGCCATGCTTGAGCAGATCAACAACGGCGACTACAAAATGTTTATCATGAGCTACAACAACACCACAGGCGACCCCGACACCAGCCTGTACATGCTGTTCAACTCCAAGGTTCCTGCTTCCTCGGGCAACCGTTCGTTTACGAATATCCCCGAAGTAGACCAGAAGCTGGAGGCCGCCCGTACGGAGACAAACTCCGAAGCAAGGCTGAAGATTTATGCGGAGCTCCAGAAAACACTGACCGAAAAGGCAGTTTGGGTTCCGCTCTACTGCGTGCCGAATCTGGTTGGCATTCGCAGCGGTCTTTCTGGCTACACCCCGCACCCGCTGGGCAACGATGTGTTTGATCAGCTTTCCTATGAGTAA
- the nikB gene encoding nickel ABC transporter permease has translation MHKYIFKRILMMIPVVIGVSLMVFMVLKMTPGDPARVVAGSEADEATVMQIREELGLNKPVLQQYVDYMAGMLHGDMGNSYTTGKPVFSEILSRMPTTFTLAFAGVLVAVLIGIPLGIISATKQYSVLDNISTLLALTGVAMPNFWLGLMLILVFALQLGWLPSGGVTSWQGYILPAVTLGVGATANFMRTTRSSMLEVIRQDYIRTVRAKGANEKRVILHHALRNALIPVITVIGLQIGTLLGGAVVNETVFSLPGVGMLMINSINKKDEPVVLGCLITFAIVFSLVNLFVDILYAYIDPRIKSQYR, from the coding sequence GTGCATAAGTATATTTTCAAGCGCATCCTGATGATGATCCCTGTTGTCATCGGTGTATCGCTTATGGTTTTCATGGTTTTAAAAATGACTCCGGGTGACCCCGCACGTGTTGTAGCCGGATCGGAAGCGGACGAAGCAACCGTCATGCAGATTCGGGAGGAGCTAGGGCTGAACAAACCGGTATTGCAGCAGTATGTGGACTATATGGCCGGCATGCTGCACGGCGACATGGGCAACAGCTACACCACCGGCAAGCCTGTATTTTCAGAGATTCTTTCCCGCATGCCCACCACCTTCACCCTGGCATTTGCCGGTGTTCTGGTGGCTGTGCTGATCGGAATACCGCTGGGAATTATCTCGGCGACAAAACAGTATTCCGTATTGGATAATATCAGCACCCTGCTGGCTTTGACGGGCGTAGCGATGCCAAACTTCTGGCTGGGCCTGATGCTGATTCTGGTATTCGCCCTGCAGCTGGGCTGGCTGCCCAGTGGAGGCGTAACCTCGTGGCAGGGTTACATACTGCCCGCGGTTACCCTGGGCGTGGGCGCGACAGCGAACTTTATGCGCACTACGCGCTCGAGCATGCTCGAGGTGATCCGGCAGGACTACATCCGCACCGTGCGCGCGAAGGGCGCAAACGAAAAACGGGTGATCCTTCACCACGCCCTGCGCAACGCGCTGATTCCCGTCATCACAGTCATCGGTTTGCAGATCGGCACGCTGCTGGGCGGCGCGGTGGTCAATGAAACCGTGTTCTCGCTGCCAGGCGTCGGCATGCTGATGATCAATTCCATCAATAAAAAAGACGAGCCCGTCGTGCTGGGGTGTCTGATCACCTTTGCCATCGTGTTCAGTCTTGTGAATCTGTTCGTCGATATTCTGTACGCATATATTGATCCCCGGATCAAATCCCAGTACCGCTGA